In one Halichondria panicea chromosome 4, odHalPani1.1, whole genome shotgun sequence genomic region, the following are encoded:
- the LOC135335121 gene encoding uncharacterized protein LOC135335121, with protein sequence MDKFEEGELKDQTLSTKSLITKPEFRQQYLSPIQCLPEEFKLDVLQDVVDGDLSLAELREKAVNYRSMWTIERAFCKITSTTWEEANRKYPEHTNPERLESFAAVFTKSPKIPPSFQAYCEGALQSATRATDIFTHQQSKAHLVEDTIFSTSFEKFRAAHATYMGAKLFVANVQKEWTKEDILNVIFTCRQVNTIPEKTLSLYNIALIGEYLSQLETQSAMESCYSCVSICYWHNSSLTSRRSSLGFVPALGFVIIGHYSINGELLKEHFNTTPEAQRSNVFLSDVKDVGDGVPTSVFESLIYTLSYEGQCIIDATTGSSMYTSYSFYN encoded by the exons ATGGACAAGTTTGAGGAGGGGGAGTTAAAAGACCAGACCCTCAGCACAAAATCTCTTATTACGAAGCCTGAATTCAGGCAACAATACTTGAGCCCAATTCAGTGCTTGCCTGAGGAATTTAAGCTTGATGTTCTGCAGGATGTAGTTGATGGAGATCTTAGTTTGGCAGAGCTTCGTGAAAAGGCGGTAAACTACCGATCAATGTGGACTATTGAGCGAGCCTTTTGCAA AATCACGAGTACTACCTGGGAGGAAGCTAATCGGAAGTACCCTGAACACACCAATCCTGAGCGTTTGGAGTCATTTGCTGCAGTCTTCACAAAATCCCCAAAAATTCCACCTTCATTTCAGGCATATTGTGAGGGTGCTTTGCAGTCTGCCACTCGTGCCACAGATATATTCACTCACCAACAGTCCAAAGCACACCTTGTTGAAGACACTATATTTTCAACATCATTTGAAAAATTTCGGGCAGCACATGCCACATACATGGGTGCAAAGCTGTTTGTTGCAAACGTACAAAAA GAATGGACGAAGGAAGACATACTGAATGTGATTTTCACTTGTAGGCAGGTAAATACCATTCCTGAGAAAACTCTCTCGCTGTACAATATCGCACTAATCGGAGAATACCTATCACAGCTTGAAACACAGTCAGCGATGGAGAGTTGTTACAGTTGCGTTAGCATTTGCTATTGGCATAACAGCTCTCTAACTTCGAGAC GTAGCTCCCTAGGGTTTGTGCCAGCACTAGGCTTCGTCATAATTGGCCACTACTCCATCAACGGAGAGTTGTTGAAGGAACACTTCAACACAACACCTGAGGCCCAGAGATCCAATGTGTTTTTGTCGGACGTTAAGGATGTTGGTGACGGTGTGCCAACAAGTGTTTTTGAGTCACTGATCTACACACTCTCATATGAAGGACAGTGCATCATCGATGCCACAACAGGAAGTAGTATGTATACGAGTTAtagtttctataattag
- the LOC135335109 gene encoding sushi, von Willebrand factor type A, EGF and pentraxin domain-containing protein 1-like isoform X1, whose product MNNSSLLLLTVIISACAAQQVYLSLGYGSTNIMTNNTEILITDIGEDAGGLPSLICHTDFTACCRSYAENNGNGGLGQWTYPNGSVILNNPGSTAVGELFYIVRNAPQLIRLARRQSSNPLSPTGSYCCTIPTTGGEMIFCAKLVVCLSFPPLTNGMISYSDPTPGVGSMATFSCEPRYRLIGENTRTCHDGWSGYNSFCQVFSCGSPPPIFNGSLEVPVNVTIGSSVTYDCSTGYELVGSAIIHCQSTGRWTMRPRCLLIICGAPPPILNGSHAIPSTFVLGGNVSYSCDYEYEFSAGVRVTNATCQADGNWTSLICKPVTCGPPPPIPNGSPGTPTSTILRGTVIYSCDSGYELFGSTTATCEASGSWTLRPICAGTLVFNIQIIMLHSAVSCGLLPTITNGSPRTPTSTTFGGTVTYSCDTGYKLVPLTAVTCQASRRWSTLPMCTIVSCGLPPLVANGSCVHSGFTFEENAIYNCDNGYNISGTSTISCQANGRRMGGGNRHLHVLLFLVAPLLQF is encoded by the exons ATGAACAACTCTAGCTTGCTTCTTCTTACTGTCATTATATCAGCATGTGCAGCACAGCAAG TATACCTCTCCCTGGGATATGGATCAACCAACATCATGACTAACAACACTGAGATCCTCATCACTGATATTGGAGAGGATGCGGGTGGTTTGCCTTCTCTCATCTGTCATACTGACTTCACTGCCTGCTGTAGAAGTTATGCCGAGAACAATGGTAATGGAGGACTAGGACAGTGGACGTATCCTAATGGGAGTGTGATACTGAACAATCCTGGGTCAACGGCTGTTGGTGAGCTGTTCTACATTGTGAGGAATGCTCCACAACTGATCAGACTGGCTCGTAGACAATCTAGCAACCCTTTGAGTCCAACTGGATCCTACTGCTGTACTATACCCACTACTGGAGGGGAAATGATATTCTGTGCCAAACTTG TTGTGTGTTTGTCCTTCCCTCCcctgaccaatgggatgatctcCTACTCTGACCCAACACCGGGTGTAGGAAGCATGGCTACCTTCAGCTGTGAGCCTAGATACCGCCTTATTGGCGAGAATACTAGAACTTGTCATGATGGATGGAGTGGATATAACTCATTCTGTCAAG TTTTCTCCTGTGGCTCTCCACCGCCTATTTTCAATGGGTCTCTTGAAGTCCCAGTGAATGTGACCATTGGATCATCAGTAACATACGATTGTAGCACAGGATATGAACTGGTAGGATCAGCTATAATTCATTGCCAGTCAACTGGAAGATGGACTATGAGACCAAGGTGTCTTCTGA TCATTTGTGGAGCACCTCCTCCTATTCTAAATGGATCTCATGCAATACCGAGCACCTTTGTGCTCGGAGGTAATGTGAGCTACAGCTGTGATTATGAATACGAGTTCTCTGCTGGAGTGAGAGTGACAAATGCCACCTGCCAGGCTGATGGAAATTGGACCTCTCTGATTTGCAAAC CTGTAACCTGTGGCCCGCCTCCCCCTATTCCCAATGGATCTCCTGGGACACCAACAAGTACAATACTCAGAGGGACAGTTATCTACAGCTGTGACTCTGGATACGAACTGTTCGGATCAACTACAGCAACTTGTGAAGCTAGTGGGAGTTGGACTTTACGGCCAATTTGTGCAGGTACACTCGTATTCAatattcaaataattatgttgcattCAGCTGTTTCCTGTGGCCTTCTTCCCACTATTACTAATGGATCTCCCAGGACACCAACCAGCACAACATTTGGAGGGACAGTGACATAcagctgtgacactggatacaaACTGGTACCATTGACAGCAGTGACTTGTCAGGCTAGTAGGAGGTGGAGTACACTACCTATGTGTACAA TTGTCTCTTGTGGACTACCTCCTCTTGTTGCAAATGGTTCATGTGTTCACTCTGGTTTTACATTCGAAGAGAACGCTATCTACAATTGTGACAATGGGTATAATATTTCTGGTACTTCTACTATCAGTTGCCAGGCGAATGGGAGGCGAATGGGAGGTGGGAATcggcacctacatgtactc CTGTTTCTTGTGGCTCCCCTCCTGCAATTTTGA
- the LOC135335109 gene encoding sushi, von Willebrand factor type A, EGF and pentraxin domain-containing protein 1-like isoform X2, with product MNNSSLLLLTVIISACAAQQVYLSLGYGSTNIMTNNTEILITDIGEDAGGLPSLICHTDFTACCRSYAENNGNGGLGQWTYPNGSVILNNPGSTAVGELFYIVRNAPQLIRLARRQSSNPLSPTGSYCCTIPTTGGEMIFCAKLVVCLSFPPLTNGMISYSDPTPGVGSMATFSCEPRYRLIGENTRTCHDGWSGYNSFCQVFSCGSPPPIFNGSLEVPVNVTIGSSVTYDCSTGYELVGSAIIHCQSTGRWTMRPRCLLIICGAPPPILNGSHAIPSTFVLGGNVSYSCDYEYEFSAGVRVTNATCQADGNWTSLICKPVTCGPPPPIPNGSPGTPTSTILRGTVIYSCDSGYELFGSTTATCEASGSWTLRPICAAVSCGLLPTITNGSPRTPTSTTFGGTVTYSCDTGYKLVPLTAVTCQASRRWSTLPMCTIVSCGLPPLVANGSCVHSGFTFEENAIYNCDNGYNISGTSTISCQANGRRMGGGNRHLHVLLFLVAPLLQF from the exons ATGAACAACTCTAGCTTGCTTCTTCTTACTGTCATTATATCAGCATGTGCAGCACAGCAAG TATACCTCTCCCTGGGATATGGATCAACCAACATCATGACTAACAACACTGAGATCCTCATCACTGATATTGGAGAGGATGCGGGTGGTTTGCCTTCTCTCATCTGTCATACTGACTTCACTGCCTGCTGTAGAAGTTATGCCGAGAACAATGGTAATGGAGGACTAGGACAGTGGACGTATCCTAATGGGAGTGTGATACTGAACAATCCTGGGTCAACGGCTGTTGGTGAGCTGTTCTACATTGTGAGGAATGCTCCACAACTGATCAGACTGGCTCGTAGACAATCTAGCAACCCTTTGAGTCCAACTGGATCCTACTGCTGTACTATACCCACTACTGGAGGGGAAATGATATTCTGTGCCAAACTTG TTGTGTGTTTGTCCTTCCCTCCcctgaccaatgggatgatctcCTACTCTGACCCAACACCGGGTGTAGGAAGCATGGCTACCTTCAGCTGTGAGCCTAGATACCGCCTTATTGGCGAGAATACTAGAACTTGTCATGATGGATGGAGTGGATATAACTCATTCTGTCAAG TTTTCTCCTGTGGCTCTCCACCGCCTATTTTCAATGGGTCTCTTGAAGTCCCAGTGAATGTGACCATTGGATCATCAGTAACATACGATTGTAGCACAGGATATGAACTGGTAGGATCAGCTATAATTCATTGCCAGTCAACTGGAAGATGGACTATGAGACCAAGGTGTCTTCTGA TCATTTGTGGAGCACCTCCTCCTATTCTAAATGGATCTCATGCAATACCGAGCACCTTTGTGCTCGGAGGTAATGTGAGCTACAGCTGTGATTATGAATACGAGTTCTCTGCTGGAGTGAGAGTGACAAATGCCACCTGCCAGGCTGATGGAAATTGGACCTCTCTGATTTGCAAAC CTGTAACCTGTGGCCCGCCTCCCCCTATTCCCAATGGATCTCCTGGGACACCAACAAGTACAATACTCAGAGGGACAGTTATCTACAGCTGTGACTCTGGATACGAACTGTTCGGATCAACTACAGCAACTTGTGAAGCTAGTGGGAGTTGGACTTTACGGCCAATTTGTGCAG CTGTTTCCTGTGGCCTTCTTCCCACTATTACTAATGGATCTCCCAGGACACCAACCAGCACAACATTTGGAGGGACAGTGACATAcagctgtgacactggatacaaACTGGTACCATTGACAGCAGTGACTTGTCAGGCTAGTAGGAGGTGGAGTACACTACCTATGTGTACAA TTGTCTCTTGTGGACTACCTCCTCTTGTTGCAAATGGTTCATGTGTTCACTCTGGTTTTACATTCGAAGAGAACGCTATCTACAATTGTGACAATGGGTATAATATTTCTGGTACTTCTACTATCAGTTGCCAGGCGAATGGGAGGCGAATGGGAGGTGGGAATcggcacctacatgtactc CTGTTTCTTGTGGCTCCCCTCCTGCAATTTTGA
- the LOC135335200 gene encoding sushi, von Willebrand factor type A, EGF and pentraxin domain-containing protein 1-like: MNNSSLLLLAVIISACAAQKVHVYLSLGYGSTNITTNNTEIPITDIGEDAAGGLPSLTCYTDLTAYCRSNAENNGNGGLGQWTYPDGTLVQNNAGSTAAVVCLSLPPLTNGMISYSDPIPDVGSMATFSCEPRYRLIGENNITCQNDGWSGYNPLCQVFSCGIPPSISNGSLEVPVNVTIGVSVTYTCSTGYELVGSAMILCQPTGRWTTRPRCLIICGAPPSILNGSHAIPSTFVLGGNVSYSCDYEYEFSAGVRVTNATCQADGNWTSLICKPVTCGPPPPIPNGSPGTPTSTMLRGKVIYSCDSGYELFGSTTATCEASGS, translated from the exons ATGAACAACTCTAGCTTGCTTCTTCTTGCTGTCATTATATCAGCATGTGCAGCACAGAAAG tacatgtatacctctCTCTGGGATATGGATCAACTAACATCACCACTAACAACACTGAGATCCCCATCACTGATATTGGAGAGGATGCTGCGGGTGGTCTGCCCTCTCTCACTTGTTACACAGACCTTACTGCCTACTGTAGAAGTAATGCCGAGAACAATGGTAACGGAGGTCTAGGACAATGGACGTATCCTGATGGGACATTGGTGCAGAACAATGCTGGGTCAACGGCTGCTG TTGTGTGTTTGTCCCTCCCTCCcctgaccaatgggatgatctcCTACTCTGACCCAATACCGGATGTAGGAAGCATGGCTACCTTCAGCTGTGAGCCTAGATACCGCCTTATTGGCGAGAATAATATAACTTGTCAGAATGATGGATGGAGTGGATATAACCCATTATGTCAAG TTTTTTCCTGTGGTATTCCTCCGTCTATTTCCAATGGGTCTCTTGAAGTCCCAGTGAATGTGACCATTGGAGTATCAGTAACATACACTTGTAGCACAGGATATGAACTGGTAGGATCAGCTATGATTCTTTGCCAGCCAACTGGACGATGGACCACGAGACCAAGGTGTCTGA TCATTTGTGGAGCACCTCCTTCTATTCTAAATGGATCTCATGCAATACCGAGCACCTTTGTGCTCGGAGGTAATGTGAGCTACAGCTGTGATTATGAATACGAGTTCTCTGCTGGAGTGAGAGTGACGAATGCCACCTGCCAGGCTGATGGAAACTGGACCTCTCTGATTTGCAAAC CTGTAACCTGTGGCCCGCCTCCCCCTATTCCCAATGGATCTCCTGGGACACCAACAAGCACAATGCTCAGAGGGAAAGTTATCTACAGCTGTGACTCTGGATACGAACTGTTCGGATCAACTACAGCAACTTGTGAAGCTAGTGGGAGTTGA
- the LOC135335201 gene encoding protein lev-9-like: protein MTSTGTTFGETANYICDIGFSLTGLSTITCQVNQTWEVEPVCTVVSCGVPRIVKEGSSNFTGTTFGETATYSCNNGYHISGSAEIICQADANWDAEPECLLADFSCGSPPVILNGSPGRPTSVLTGGITTYTCDHGFILIGSNTATCLSTGVWTAPSTCQTTPPVYLSLFSTNYLSTLPEIPLSSVGEGKNSSLSCHTDLAACCRQLDSGVEGGLGKWHYPNGTVVVTDKLRDDLYTTREQKMVSLNHKNATNVSGGVYCCVVPTTQGKQSICANLDKDVKEFV, encoded by the exons ATGACTTCTACTGGTACTACATTTGGGGAAACGGCCAATTACATTTGTGATATTGGTTTCAGTCTGACTGGTTTATCAACAATTACTTGTCAGGTAAACCAAACTTGGGAGGTTGAACCTGTTTGCACAG ttgtctCTTGTGGAGTACCTCGAATAGTTAAAGAAGGATCTAGTAATTTCACTGGGACCACATTTGGAGAGACAGCTACTTACAGCTGCAATAATGGCTACCATATTTCTGGTTCAGCCGAAATAATTTGCCAGGCAGATGCGAACTGGGATGCTGAGCCAGAGTGCTTGCTAGCAG ATTTTTCATGTGGTTCTCCTCCTGTTATCCTCAACGGATCTCCTGGTAGACCAACTTCCGTACTAACTGGTGGAATAACTACATATACCTGCGATCATGGATTCATCCTAATCGGCTCAAACACAGCTACTTGTTTGTCAACTGGTGTGTGGACAGCACCATCTACATGCCAAA CTACTCCCCCAGTCTACTTATCGCTTTTCTCCACCAACTACTTGTCTACTCTCCCGGAAATCCCCCTATCCTCTGTGGGAGAGGGGAAGAACAGTTCCCTTTCCTGCCATACCGACCTGGCTGCTTGTTGCCGACAGCTGGATTCAGGAGTGGAGGGTGGTCTAGGAAAGTGGCATTATCCAAACGGAACAGTTGTAGTGACAGATAAACTACGGGATGATCTGTATACAACTAGGGAACAGAAGATGGTCAGTTTGAATCACAAGAATGCTACCAATGTTTCAGGTGGTGTGTACTGTTGCGTTGTGCCTACTACTCAAGGAAAGCAGTCTATTTGTGCAAACTTAG ATAAAGATGTGAAGGAGTTTGTTTAG
- the LOC135335115 gene encoding C4b-binding protein alpha chain-like → MTSTGTTFGETANYICDIGFSLTGLSTITCQVNQTWEVEPVCTVVSCGVPRIVKEGSSNFTGTTFGETATYSCNNGYHISGSAEIICQADANWDAEPECLLADFSCGSPPVILNGSPGRPTSVLTGGITTYTCDHGFILIGSNTATCLSTGVWTAPSTCQTTPPVYLSLFSTNYLSTLPEIPLSSVGEGKNSSLACHTDLAACCRQLDSGVEGGLGEWNYPNGTVVVTDKLRDDLYTTKKQKMVSLNHKNATNVPGGVYCCVVPTTQGKQSICANLVFVQGDTETPSIQQADYTGVVAGGIVAVVVLIITGTAVLLLVLKHHANCTKQNLRDASCELTSTMERDRPPQAIPVNDSTYEEIDLSSIENRKVICTNNTSYVKQNDNGGMTTERDDDMNSSSDYVQVSDEARM, encoded by the exons ATGACTTCTACTGGTACTACATTTGGGGAAACGGCCAATTACATTTGTGATATTGGTTTCAGTCTGACTGGTTTATCAACAATTACTTGTCAGGTAAACCAAACTTGGGAGGTTGAACCTGTTTGCACAG ttgtctCTTGTGGAGTACCTCGAATAGTTAAAGAAGGATCTAGTAATTTCACTGGGACCACATTTGGAGAGACAGCTACTTACAGCTGCAATAATGGCTACCATATTTCTGGTTCAGCCGAAATAATTTGCCAGGCAGATGCGAACTGGGATGCTGAGCCAGAGTGCTTGTTAGCAG ATTTTTCATGTGGTTCTCCTCCTGTTATCCTCAACGGATCTCCTGGTAGACCAACTTCCGTACTAACTGGTGGAATAACTACATATACTTGCGATCATGGATTCATCCTAATCGGCTCAAACACAGCTACTTGTTTGTCAACTGGTGTGTGGACAGCACCATCTACATGCCAAA CTACTCCCCCAGTCTACTTATCGCTTTTCTCCACCAACTACTTGTCTACTCTCCCGGAAATCCCCCTATCCTCTGTGGGAGAGGGGAAGAACAGTTCCCTTGCCTGCCATACCGACCTGGCTGCTTGTTGCCGACAGCTGGATTCAGGAGTGGAGGGTGGTCTAGGAGAGTGGAATTATCCAAACGGAACAGTTGTAGTGACAGATAAACTACGGGATGATCTGTATACAACTAAGAAACAGAAGATGGTAAGTTTGAATCACAAGAATGCTACCAATGTTCCAGGTGGTGTGTACTGTTGCGTTGTGCCTACTACTCAAGGAAAGCAGTCTATTTGTGCAAACTTAG TATTTGTGCAAGGAGACACTGAAACTCCAAGCATTCAGCAGGCAGACTATACTGGGGTGGTTGCGGGAGGGATAGTCGCTGTAGTTGTTTTGATTATCACTGGAACAGCTGTGCTTCTGCTTGTTCTGAAACATCATGCCAACTGCACAAAACAAAACCTAAG GGATGCATCATGTGAATTAACATCTACTATGGAAAGAGATCGTCCTCCTCAAGCCATACCGGTTAATGACTCTACTTACGAAGAAATTGACCTAAGTTCCATCGAAAATAGAAAAGTTATATGTACTAACAATACATCGTATGTTAAACAGAATGATAATGGTGGTATGACTACAGAGAGAGATGACGATATGAATAGTTCCAGTGATTACGTGCAAGTATCTGATGAGGCTCGAATGTGA
- the LOC135335126 gene encoding uncharacterized protein LOC135335126 has translation MFILRRISTSSLCLRRSFHTHQNQYPLPWSQSLKHTPTHSLFHKLAGLFLFKQFVGDFSPSEFLLGVKDAVYAIAGTISNKSRHNELEQLLTRRLYATVKPSIDQLPVDASVHLDIESLRHLQLCTVHGTVGEAIPGDAFAVRLLGQELIASEASLEMYSDIFFRGSKADRMEASNAVLAMKGNFELGVSFTTREKYIVFGGDGAVIDGSNKYKTCQHFWKFSSPVNFEFEQEWAYPIDWTVSDINDWLIDTD, from the coding sequence ATGTTTATACTGAGAAGAATCTCAACATCCTCTCTCTGCCTGAGAAGAAGTTTCCACACTCACCAGAACCAATACCCTCTCCCATGGTCTCAATCTCTCAagcacacccccactcactctcTCTTCCATAAACTAGCTGGGCTGTTCCTTTTCAAGCAATTTGTTGGCGATTTCTCTCCATCGGAGTTTCTGCTAGGAGTCAAAGATGCTGTGTATGCAATAGCTGGTACGATTTCTAACAAGTCCCGACACAACGAACTAGAGCAGCTGCTCACGAGGAGACTGTATGCAACCGTTAAGCCATCGATTGATCAGTTACCAGTGGACGCAAGCGTACACTTGGATATCGAGTCACTGAGacacctacagctgtgtaccGTACACGGAACAGTTGGCGAGGCGATACCAGGTGATGCATTCGCTGTGAGGCTACTCGGACAAGAGCTAATCGCAAGTGAAGCCAGTCTGGAGATGTACTCGGATATATTTTTTCGTGGGTCCAAAGCGGATAGAATGGAAGCAAGCAATGCTGTACTAGCAATGAAGGGAAATTTCGAGCTAGGAGTGAGCTTCACTACAAGAGAGAAGTACATTGTGTTTGGTGGAGATGGTGCGGTAATTGATGGGTCAAACAAGTACAAAACATGTCAACATTTCTGGAAGTTTAGCTCCCCTGTGAATTTTGAATTTGAACAAGAGTGGGCTTATCCTATTGATTGGACTGTATCAGATATTAATGATTGGCTTATAGACACAGATTAa